AAACCCTCACCTACAATTGAAGAACAAACATTAATAATAATATATCAATCATTAAAAAGGATTATCCACAACTACCTACAAATCAGCTACAAATACattacaacttatctacaatctACAATTACCCACAATTTGACTACAGTTTATCTACAATCTGGAAACAATGCATATTAAGCAATTTATTTTTTTTGCACAAAATAAACAGATTTTACCCTTAGTTTCTGAGATAATGTATTGTTTTCATCCAATTCTTTGTTGAATTTGTACCCAAGGTATGTGAAAGTACCTTTTGCCTTCAATAACTTCTCTTTCGTCCAACGTTCAAGAAGCGACCTCATATACCCTAATAGATCATATATTGGCAGCTCTCTTGCCTCTTTTGTTACAGCATTCAACGACTCGGCAATGTTTGATGTCATAGTAAAAGTTCTATTCACCGTTGCATGTACTCTTGTccatctatgatagccaatatcatataggtaagatttcacatgcgggtctacctcttcaatctttaacatcctttcattaaattcatccagagtgtatgaccgtgctgtagcaaagtacaattcatgtaattgtaaatgtcccttcttgaatttggaccttatatttgtccaaatatgccaCATGTAAGAGTAGTATGGCATGCCCGGATAGACAATTGATGTTGCCTTCAGTATACTCTCATTCCTATCTGAAACAACACACATGGAAGGTCTTTCACCATATGCCtccttgaattgctcaaagaaccactTCCAAGACGCGTCGTTTTCAGAATCAACCACAGTATATGCCAAGGGAAATATAGTACCTACATttttaattcataaaatattaattGGAAGCCCTGAAAaggtatataaaaatataattaaataacAACTACAATATATATTCAGAGTATAGATAATTTATCTACTCTTTTTTCCTTTagctacaaaataactacaatttaactacattTTATAGACTGCCTACAAAATTATTACATTATTTACCTGCTGCATCCATGGTGCTTGTTGTAAGCATAATCCCCCTGTAGGCTGACTTTAAGAATGTCCCATCAACCACTACTACGGGCCTACAATGTTGCCAACCACTTATTGAtgtacaaagagcaacaaatgcgtATAAGAAGCAATCATCTGCTGCCTTCTTCAATTTAACAACAGAACCAGGATAAGTCTcctcaagaatataaaaatatttgggtAATTTGTTGTAGGAGTCAGACGGATTCGctctcaaaaactgtaaagccttttccttggctctccatgcttgcatgtagcttaggTTCAGTCCATGTTCGGATAACATGTCCGTTTGTATGTCCTTTGGTGTGTAAACAGTCTTAGGATCACAATACTTTGGAACGGCCATGCTACCAACTACAGCTGCAGTACGTTTGCGATGTATGAATGTTTCATCCAATAAGGAGCATGTGTGTTGTCGGCTGAAACTCCTTATCTTGAACATTGCCGAATCATTAATTGACGTTGCCTTGAAGTGCCATTTACAGTTTTCAGCAACGCATATAAGCCAGTAGCTACaaaaaaatacaatatttaaTACAGTCTATAGATGTAGAAGCAACAAAAAAGACTGTTTTAACACAAATTCGTTAAAAACTACAATTAACTACAGTTtaactacaattaaactacaatttaTAAAAACCGCATATCTTCACTAAAACACTGCTTTTACTGATATATTCTCCACAAATAAATCCATACCTTCTATGACTAGATCTTTTTACTCTGAACTGGAACTTGTGCATCACAGAAAAATTCTTTATTGCAGCAGCTACAGTTTGCTTGTCCTGATAAACTTGTCCTTCTTCAATATATGTTTGCGTAGATttagttattatttcactttgatattcATCTATAGCTGGTGAGGATGGAAATTCAAGTAAGTTTAGGGATCCAGACGAACCTGCAGCAACATAGAGATAAATGTAGTAACTATGTAGATAATTTTGAAAACAACATTGCTTTATGAGCTTCagtacattgtttaatatagttaATTTGTAGATAAATGTTGTAATATTGTAGATAACACACTAACACAATAACTCTCTGCAATGTCGAATTAAACATACCTGCACTTGTGCTATCGTTGATGATtgccaattccatattgaaatctctTACGCTTATACATAAAGGATACAAACCTAAGTTCTTATTCTCCTTTTTGGTCTCCATATACACACGAACCCTCATATCATTCCTAATCTCCATTGGAGGACAATTGTCGttcacaatgtatttgatttctacaATTTTATCCGATGTATCAATCGATAGTTGTTCTGCAACTGTAGAAATCAGAATTCCGTAGCTTGCATTCTCATCTACCACAATGGCATCAACTTCAAAATCTCTAAATCTGCCATAATGATCCCAATTTCCATTCAATTTTAGCAttattgggatttttgacatgaTTTCGTGTAGTTGAGAGAAAAAAGATGAAGAACAGATATAGATTCAACAATTTGAGTACTGAGGTCAATGAAAAACAATTTTGAATTCTACAATTTGTATTGCGTTGTAGAATTTGTAAAAGCAATTTGACTACTGGAGCTTATGAAGCTTGCGTTGTTTTAGAATTGTAGTGAATGAGAGAATTACGCAGCAATGAGATCTCTTTCCGTTTCAAAATTCGAATTTAATGTGGAAAGAATCAAACGCAGATTTCGTGCCTTCTTTTTAGCGCGTTTTAAATGGCAGAATCTTCATAATTATGAATTGGTATATAAATTGTAGTAAAAGTGTGAACTGGGCGGGTAATtaacaaattatgaacatttttggtaataaggtttcatatgtGGTATAGGTAggaaaaaatcccaaaaaaaaaaccAAGCATTTACCAAGATGTAAATTTTTTTAGACTTTGATGCTTCGGACCCAAGTTATTTTACCCTAGCTAATTTTAACCACAAACCACGGAATTACCAATTCCAGAACTTCAAACGACGCCGTGGCTACTTCCGTGCCGTAGGTAAGAATTGCCCCCATTTCATTATCAACCCCTAATTCCTGTAAAATTTTCTCGTCATTCTCACGGGGCACGCGGAAATTCCGGTTGAAACCAGGGGCAATTGCGGAATAAATATTGTTATATATAGGGCGCCAGTGCTAAACGTTTGGTTTCTCAGACGAAAAAGATCTGAACGAAGCAGAGACAGAAGTTTCCGTTATCCGTTTCTCTTTCACTCACCACAGGCTTTCTTTCTCCCTCCGTATCTATCTATTGCTTTCTCTCTCTAAATTCTTGAGATATTCCTCTCAcaattttagggtttttgttcCCCTTCCAATCAATTACTGATTTGACTCATCAACAATGGGTTCCGATTCAATCCTCAGCGGTTCGATCCCAATTGTTTCCTCTAACCCCAAGGATTTTGCCAAGAAAAAAAGGGTAACTAATTCTGTTTTTAGTTTCTACCTATTCATTTACGTTTTCAATACTTTTTTAGTGATTGAGTTGTATTTCTGCGTAATTTCAGGCTAATCGTTCAGCTAAGTTGAAGCAGTGCAAGCTTGATGCGCGACGCGAGCAGTGGCTTTCACAAGGTTGCATAATATCTCCTTTTTTCACATATAATTTTGCATGTATTTGTGATCTGCCTTTTGCTGAATTTTCCATTTGCATCTTTTATGGATTTAAGCAATAAACACTGACAAAATAAAGTTCTTTTTAGAATATCGGTGAATTTTAACTTGTATTAGCAGGTCGGTTACCATTTGTATCAGATTACTCGTTAGTGCTTTTCAAGAGATTTGTGTGATACTGTCACTGCATAGTTAAGTCTCCTTTTGTCCCTTTAATTTCAAGATTTTGTAgtcaacatatatatatgtatgtgattatttatttgaatttctTGTTATGTCTATGTTTCTTAAATCTTGGCGTTGGGGTTTTGTATAGTGAAGAACAAAAGCTTGAAGGAGGAACCAAATGCTGGAGGAACACATAGTCCAGCAAAGAATGTTGAGAGCGAGAGGAGGCGATTGATTGAGAAGTTGCAGATAAAGCCGAGAGGGGAAGAGGGCAATGAAGGATCATCAAACCACTACAGTGATTCTGATTCACCTACAAGCCATACCAGTAGTGTTTTGGGAGGAAATGATTCTGGGACTAATTTCACcggcagcagcagcagtagttgTACCAGCAGTAGCAGTGGTGGATGTTGTTCAGGGAGTATGAGCGAGGAAGATGATGACTGCTTGGACGATTGGGAGGCTGTTGCTGATGCTCTGGCTGCCACTGATCACAAACAGGAGCAGCATAATCCCAGCTTGGATTCACACTGTGAGAAGGATGAGAATGCTGCGCATATGAGTTCTAGGCAAGAGACTTCTAACAGGCAGGTTTCAGAGTCTAATGACAGAGAATTGGCACCTAGACCTCCTCTCAGTTGCCAGGCATGGAGGCCTGATGATACCTTCCGTCCACCAAGTCTGCCAACCTTGTCGAAGCAGTATAGCTTTCCAATGAATTCTGAGCGGCATTGTAGGGGAGGCTCTGTATGGGGATGTAAAAGTTTATCCTCCGTACCCACGTCATGTCCTATATGCTGTGAAGATTTGGATTTTACAGACACAAGTTTTCTCCCTTGTTCATGTGGGTTTCGGCTTTGTCTCTTTTGTCACAAGAGGATTCTTGAGGAGGATGGCCGTTGCCCCGGGTGCAGGAAGCAGTATGTTCAGGATCCAGTCGAGCGAGAGGCTACCATAGATGGAGGCAGCCTGACAGTTCGATTGACTCGTTCTTGTAGCATGATATCAAGGTCCTAGGAAGATTCTTTTTTTCCAT
This sequence is a window from Nicotiana sylvestris chromosome 3, ASM39365v2, whole genome shotgun sequence. Protein-coding genes within it:
- the LOC104230311 gene encoding uncharacterized protein isoform X2 — encoded protein: MRDASSGFHKNKSLKEEPNAGGTHSPAKNVESERRRLIEKLQIKPRGEEGNEGSSNHYSDSDSPTSHTSSVLGGNDSGTNFTGSSSSSCTSSSSGGCCSGSMSEEDDDCLDDWEAVADALAATDHKQEQHNPSLDSHCEKDENAAHMSSRQETSNRQVSESNDRELAPRPPLSCQAWRPDDTFRPPSLPTLSKQYSFPMNSERHCRGGSVWGCKSLSSVPTSCPICCEDLDFTDTSFLPCSCGFRLCLFCHKRILEEDGRCPGCRKQYVQDPVEREATIDGGSLTVRLTRSCSMISRS
- the LOC104230311 gene encoding uncharacterized protein isoform X3, translating into MKNKSLKEEPNAGGTHSPAKNVESERRRLIEKLQIKPRGEEGNEGSSNHYSDSDSPTSHTSSVLGGNDSGTNFTGSSSSSCTSSSSGGCCSGSMSEEDDDCLDDWEAVADALAATDHKQEQHNPSLDSHCEKDENAAHMSSRQETSNRQVSESNDRELAPRPPLSCQAWRPDDTFRPPSLPTLSKQYSFPMNSERHCRGGSVWGCKSLSSVPTSCPICCEDLDFTDTSFLPCSCGFRLCLFCHKRILEEDGRCPGCRKQYVQDPVEREATIDGGSLTVRLTRSCSMISRS
- the LOC104230313 gene encoding uncharacterized protein; translated protein: MAVPKYCDPKTVYTPKDIQTDMLSEHGLNLSYMQAWRAKEKALQFLRANPSDSYNKLPKYFYILEETYPGSVVKLKKAADDCFLYAFVALCTSISGWQHCRPVVVVDGTFLKSAYRGIMLTTSTMDAAGTIFPLAYTVVDSENDASWKWFFEQFKEAYGERPSMCVVSDRNESILKATSIVYPGMPYYSYMWHIWTNIRSKFKKGHLQLHELWTRVHATVNRTFTMTSNIAESLNAVTKEARELPIYDLLGYMRSLLERWTKEKLLKAKGTFTYLGYKFNKELDENNTLSQKLRVRVSTDHLHTVLDGVKRYIVCLETKKCSCGKFQLDELPCAHALAALRHMKETYENYCSPYYTRKSLLLTYEMPVNPLPDESKWDVPQHILDEVVKPQAGDKRQPGRPHKERYKTFYENKVKEVQGVMWKLWR
- the LOC104230311 gene encoding uncharacterized protein isoform X1, with amino-acid sequence MGSDSILSGSIPIVSSNPKDFAKKKRANRSAKLKQCKLDARREQWLSQVKNKSLKEEPNAGGTHSPAKNVESERRRLIEKLQIKPRGEEGNEGSSNHYSDSDSPTSHTSSVLGGNDSGTNFTGSSSSSCTSSSSGGCCSGSMSEEDDDCLDDWEAVADALAATDHKQEQHNPSLDSHCEKDENAAHMSSRQETSNRQVSESNDRELAPRPPLSCQAWRPDDTFRPPSLPTLSKQYSFPMNSERHCRGGSVWGCKSLSSVPTSCPICCEDLDFTDTSFLPCSCGFRLCLFCHKRILEEDGRCPGCRKQYVQDPVEREATIDGGSLTVRLTRSCSMISRS